The Desulfosporosinus acidiphilus SJ4 genome has a window encoding:
- a CDS encoding hydrogenase iron-sulfur subunit translates to MDKKTGVYICTGCGIGDALDIEALSKVATKESKVPVCKTHAFFCGEEGVAQIKSDIANEGVNTVVIAGCSSRVNYDVFDFGPSIILERANLREQVIWCHPEDDEDTQMMAEDNLRMSLAKAAHIDIPEGYRVENMVKTILVVGGGLTGITAALEGAKAGYKTVLVEKNPVLGGWMNSLFKQAPLKAPYSDPEEVDIASRIQEAEANPDVTIYTGAEIKEIAGAPGMFDVTIEQNGSVIKERIGSVVLATGAVPYEAGKLEHLGYGKYANVITSQAFEELAKNGKIVRPGDGKEVQSIAFLQCAGSRDGNHLPYCSSVCCVESLKQATYLKEQNPEAAIYVFNKDIRTPGQYEKLYKRVQKDGAIFVRGDVTGITEDDDKNLLIEAADVLTGATIGTEGVDLVVLATGMVPTTAFGESLDAKSDDEEKEKEEKPQGDTIIRSNLLNLAYRQGPEMPTLKYGFSDSHFICFPYETRRTGIYAAGSVRAPMDALSSIEDATGAAMKAIQCIELSELGSAVHPRVGDLSFPSFAMQRCTQCKRCTVECPFGAINEDDKFNPLPNPTRCRRCGICMGACPERIISFKNYSVPMIGNMIKAIEVPEEDEEKPRIVVFACENDAIPALDMAGINRLKYNAWVRVIPVRCLGSMSLVWIADTLSKGIDGILLLGCKHGDDYQCHFIKGSELAETRLSKVAETLDRLSLESERVRMEQVSIMDYDQIPGILDGFAERLEELGPNPYKGF, encoded by the coding sequence ATGGATAAAAAGACAGGGGTATATATCTGTACCGGCTGTGGAATTGGAGACGCCTTAGACATTGAGGCTCTGTCCAAGGTTGCCACCAAAGAAAGCAAAGTTCCTGTATGTAAGACACACGCGTTTTTCTGCGGAGAAGAAGGCGTCGCTCAAATTAAAAGTGACATCGCTAACGAAGGGGTTAACACCGTCGTCATCGCCGGCTGCTCATCCCGGGTCAATTATGATGTCTTTGATTTTGGGCCCTCAATCATCCTGGAACGGGCCAATTTGCGGGAACAAGTCATCTGGTGCCATCCCGAGGATGATGAAGATACCCAAATGATGGCGGAAGACAACCTGCGGATGAGTCTGGCCAAGGCTGCCCATATTGACATCCCGGAAGGGTACCGAGTCGAGAACATGGTTAAAACCATCCTCGTCGTGGGCGGAGGCCTGACAGGAATCACTGCAGCCCTTGAAGGAGCCAAAGCAGGCTATAAAACAGTCCTCGTTGAGAAGAACCCGGTACTGGGCGGCTGGATGAACAGCTTATTTAAACAAGCTCCCTTAAAGGCTCCTTACAGCGATCCGGAAGAGGTCGATATCGCCTCAAGAATCCAAGAAGCAGAAGCCAACCCGGATGTCACAATCTACACCGGTGCAGAAATTAAAGAGATCGCCGGTGCGCCGGGAATGTTTGATGTGACCATCGAGCAAAACGGCAGTGTAATCAAGGAACGCATCGGATCCGTTGTCTTAGCTACCGGAGCCGTACCCTATGAAGCCGGGAAATTAGAGCACCTTGGTTATGGCAAATATGCTAACGTTATCACTAGTCAAGCCTTTGAAGAACTGGCGAAAAACGGAAAGATTGTACGCCCCGGAGACGGCAAAGAAGTACAAAGCATCGCGTTCCTGCAATGTGCAGGCTCACGGGATGGTAACCACCTGCCATATTGCTCCTCAGTCTGCTGTGTAGAATCCCTGAAGCAAGCAACTTATCTGAAGGAGCAAAACCCGGAAGCTGCGATCTACGTTTTCAATAAAGATATCCGAACTCCCGGACAGTATGAAAAACTGTACAAACGAGTACAAAAAGACGGAGCCATCTTCGTTCGCGGAGACGTGACAGGGATTACAGAAGACGATGACAAGAACCTGCTCATCGAAGCGGCAGACGTCCTTACGGGTGCGACCATAGGCACCGAAGGGGTTGATCTAGTCGTCTTAGCCACAGGGATGGTCCCAACAACAGCTTTCGGAGAAAGCTTAGATGCGAAGAGTGACGACGAAGAAAAAGAAAAAGAAGAGAAACCGCAAGGTGACACGATCATCCGTTCAAATCTGTTGAATCTGGCGTATCGCCAAGGCCCTGAGATGCCGACCCTGAAATATGGATTTTCAGACTCCCATTTCATCTGCTTCCCTTATGAAACCCGACGAACGGGGATCTATGCGGCAGGAAGTGTTCGAGCCCCGATGGATGCTCTTTCCAGTATCGAAGATGCCACCGGAGCAGCGATGAAAGCCATCCAATGCATTGAACTGAGCGAACTGGGTTCCGCGGTGCATCCAAGGGTAGGGGATCTATCCTTCCCAAGTTTTGCTATGCAGCGTTGTACACAATGTAAACGTTGTACCGTAGAATGTCCTTTCGGAGCGATCAACGAAGATGATAAATTCAACCCGCTGCCGAATCCAACCCGTTGCCGACGGTGCGGAATCTGTATGGGAGCTTGCCCGGAACGGATCATTTCCTTCAAAAACTACTCCGTGCCGATGATTGGCAACATGATTAAAGCCATTGAAGTACCGGAAGAGGATGAAGAAAAACCAAGAATTGTAGTATTCGCCTGTGAAAATGATGCCATACCGGCATTAGACATGGCGGGTATCAACCGATTAAAGTACAATGCTTGGGTACGGGTGATTCCCGTAAGATGCTTAGGTTCCATGAGCCTGGTATGGATCGCGGATACGTTATCCAAAGGAATTGATGGCATATTACTCCTGGGATGTAAGCACGGCGATGACTATCAATGCCACTTCATCAAAGGAAGCGAATTGGCGGAAACCCGGCTTTCGAAAGTGGCAGAAACGTTAGATCGATTGTCACTGGAGTCGGAGCGCGTACGGATGGAACAAGTATCCATTATGGATTACGATCAAATACCAGGAATCCTGGACGGCTTTGCCGAGAGACTAGAAGAACTGGGTCCTAACCCCTATAAAGGGTTCTAA
- a CDS encoding (Fe-S)-binding protein yields MEEIKSVSLEMKDYIVSSGAETLSWCMQCGLCTNLCPWRLVPGEVSEAFNIRKMQRLGQLGLEGFEEEEVLFACATCGMCQTNCPRKVDIISNVRSMRNTTVGAGFLPAHLRPIAGSIHANGNPWSGEKEKRTEWQEGLDIPAFSEDTEYLLYVCCTSCYDTRSKKIAKSIVSLLKQAGVSFGVLTAEENCCGETIRKLGDEELFQKLAESNINLFNSKGVKKIITTSPHCLYAFKKDYPDYGGEYEVVHYSEVLSKLVKEGKLTFKGEVGKKVTFHDPCYLGRHNEVYDAPRELIQAVPGVEFVELDRNQSKSLCCAGGGGRVWAEVPFGQRFGELRITDAVDKQADVLVTACPYCILMLDDACAGLEKKDVLEVMEMSELLCSASKP; encoded by the coding sequence ATGGAAGAAATAAAAAGTGTATCTCTGGAGATGAAAGATTATATTGTTTCTTCAGGGGCGGAGACGCTCAGCTGGTGTATGCAATGCGGACTCTGCACCAACCTTTGTCCTTGGCGGTTAGTCCCCGGAGAAGTGAGTGAAGCATTTAACATTCGGAAAATGCAGCGCTTGGGTCAACTGGGATTAGAAGGTTTTGAAGAAGAAGAAGTCCTGTTTGCCTGCGCGACCTGCGGGATGTGTCAAACGAATTGCCCGAGGAAAGTAGATATTATCAGCAACGTACGGTCGATGCGAAACACCACAGTAGGTGCAGGGTTTTTACCGGCGCACCTGAGGCCGATCGCCGGAAGCATTCATGCCAACGGAAACCCCTGGTCAGGAGAGAAAGAAAAGCGTACGGAATGGCAGGAAGGACTGGATATTCCAGCCTTCAGTGAAGACACAGAGTACTTGCTGTATGTCTGCTGCACCTCCTGCTACGATACCCGGAGCAAGAAAATCGCGAAAAGCATTGTCAGCCTGTTAAAACAAGCCGGAGTAAGCTTCGGAGTCTTAACAGCGGAAGAGAACTGCTGCGGAGAGACAATCCGTAAACTGGGCGATGAAGAATTGTTCCAAAAGTTAGCAGAGTCCAACATTAACTTGTTTAACAGCAAAGGGGTCAAGAAGATCATAACGACATCGCCCCACTGCTTATATGCCTTTAAGAAGGATTATCCGGACTACGGCGGAGAGTATGAAGTCGTGCATTATTCGGAAGTTCTAAGCAAACTGGTGAAAGAAGGAAAACTGACCTTTAAGGGAGAAGTAGGGAAAAAGGTAACCTTCCATGATCCGTGTTATTTAGGACGGCATAACGAAGTGTATGATGCACCGAGGGAACTGATCCAAGCTGTCCCCGGAGTAGAGTTCGTCGAACTGGACCGCAATCAGAGCAAGAGCCTCTGCTGTGCAGGCGGAGGAGGACGTGTTTGGGCGGAAGTACCATTTGGCCAACGCTTCGGAGAATTGAGAATTACCGATGCAGTGGATAAGCAAGCTGATGTCTTAGTCACAGCCTGTCCCTATTGCATCTTAATGCTCGACGATGCTTGTGCAGGTCTGGAGAAGAAAGATGTGCTGGAAGTTATGGAAATGTCCGAACTCCTTTGTTCAGCGAGCAAGCCTTAA